The following is a genomic window from Candidatus Zixiibacteriota bacterium.
AACGACCGCCGCCATTCCCGCCTGCCCCGCTTCCCAGTTGCGAAACATCAGCGCGTATACCAGGAATCCGAGCGGGAGCAAAAAGACCCACCCGAAGCGCACCACGCCGCGGAACCGGGGGATCCGGTCGGCGGGCAGCCCCCCGAGGCCGTGCTTGGCCGCCTCGAGATCGACCTGCGTGAAGAGGGCCAGATAATAGAGCGCTGCCGGAATCGCCGCCGCCAGGGCGACCTGCCCGTACGGAAGGCTGAGAAATTCCGCGATCAGGAACGCCGCGGCACCCATCACGGGAGGCGTGATCTGGCCGCCGTTGGACGCGACCGCCTCGATCGCCGCTGCGAGGTGCGCGGGGTATCCGGAGCGTTTCATCAGGGGAATCGTGATCGCGCCGTCCACCGCCACGTTCGCAACGGCGCTTCCCGAAACCGTGCCGAAGAGCGCCGACGAGACCACGGAAACCTTCGCCGATCCGCCTCGGTAACGTCCCATGAAGACCAGCGCCGCATCGGTGATGAAACGATCGCCGCCTACGGAGTAGAGCGCCTGCCCGAAGAAGATAAACGCCACCACCACGCTGGCGGCGACCGTGAGCGGGACTCCCAGGATCCCGCTGGAGTCGAGGTAGAGGTAGCTCGCGATCCGCTGCCAGGACGACCCGTGCGCGTAGAACTGACCCGGGAAAAGGTAGGCGAACTTGGCGTAGAGAATGCAGACGACGGCCACCCATACGAGCGCCCAACCCGCGACGCGGCGCGCCGCCTCGAGAACGAGAACGACCGCGAGCGCTCCGAGAAGCCAGCGCTCCGGCGAGAGGATCCCCAGCCGGTAGGCAATCGAGGGATACATGACGGTGACGTACGTCCCGGCGACAAGCGCGCCGACCGCGCAGAGCCAGTCGTACCACGGCACCTGCTCCCCTCCATCCCTTCTACCCGCTCTGACCCGGAGAAAGACTCCGGCGATCCCCAGGCCGAAAAAAAGCCCCAGGAACTGCTCCTTGAAAAAGGCGATCTCGAAAAAGACGTGAAGCTGGGCAGCCCACGCCGCGCCGGTCAGGGTGAGAGTAACAAGGAGAGCTCGTTCCGCGGTGCGCGGCCAGCCGGCGAGCGAACGCAGCTTCGTGTCCGGTTGAAAGTCGTCGCTCACGGCGAAATCACCCGGCGCAAAGCGCTAACCGGCCGCCGTGGCTTTCGCGCGGAGGTCTGGCGTTGGGCCGGTCCGGTTGCACGCAATCGCGATCGACGCCGGCCGCCTCAAGGGCGCAAGGAGTCTCAAATTTCGCGTTCCTGCGTCCCCGGCGCTCCAGCATGTCCTCGCTTTGTCGGCCCAACCGCGAAATCAGGGTTCAATCGTCCAAAGGTTCAACGGCTCAACAAAAGCCGGATCCATGCTCAGGGATTGAGCGCGAGAAGTCGCTGCTGGTTCTCCTCCGCCTTCACCGACCAGGCTTTTTTGCCTTTGAAAAATTGAACCGCGGCCGGATGATAAGGCATCGTCGCTTCCGGGCTCACCGCTCGTTCCCGGGTCCATTCCCGGAATCCCGGATGGAGCGGAGGCAGCTTCGCGATATTGTCCCAGATCGCGCCCAACACTGCCTGCACGGCTGCGTCCGACAAACCCTTATGGCCGACCAGATAAATGTCGTAGGTGTACGTGCAGGTGTCCTCGACGATTCCGGTGGACGATCCCGCTTTCACGACGGTGAGATAGTAGCCGGGAACCGCTTTCTTGATGCGCGCCTCTCCCTCGGGCGAGCAGTCGAGCGAGATGTAGCGGATCCCCACCGCCGCGTCTGCTTCTTTCACTTTCGCCGAGCCGATCGCGTGGGTGGTGACGTCCGCTCTTCCCTGAACCAGCGCGTCCACGCCCTCGTTCACCGCCGGCACCGGGACGACCTTGACGTCGTTCCAGGTCAGGCCGCCGTTGGAAAGCGACCCGAAGACGTTGTACCAGACGGCGAGCTGCGCGGGATACTCGCCGGTCACGCGTTTTCCCTTGACGTCCTGGATGGTCTTGATCGGCGAATCTTTCCGCACGATGAGGCTGCTGCGAAGCGGCGAGCCGCGCATGATCAGGCGGGTGTTCGGCACGTGAGGAAAGGGATTCCTTCCGCCGATCTTCAGGCGGTTCGGCCCCTGATACGCCAGCCCCATGTCCACGGCGTTGACGACGCCGAAATCCATCTCGCCGCTGTTGATCAGCGGCAGGAAAGTGCTCGTGCCGGCGTGCGGTTGGACCTGAGCCTGGATCGGTGAACCTTCGGTCACTACCTTCGAAAGGCCGCTCGCGAGCGCGTAGAACAAAGAGCCCGGCGGGTTCGAGCCGACCGTCACGGCTTTGGGAAGCTGAGCCTGCGCGGGAAAAGTCCAGAGATGAAAGGCAAGAAAGCCGCCGGAAACGATCCACAGCGGAACCGACCGGTTGCGCATACGGTTGCCCTCCTTGGGTGACGCCAGTCTGTTAGCGAGTCCGTAAACGGAGACATCGCATCGTGGCGGCCCGTGGCCGAGGCCTTCCGGTTCGATCGTTCCCGGGTTCAACGGTGCGCCGTGAAAACCGGAAACTATGAACCGGAAACCGTCACGACCCTGAGCCCTCGACCCGTTCTCGATGCTCGTCTCCCTGCCAATGAGCTCCTTAGTAATCGGACTGTCCCGGTTATGTCAACTCTCCGGAAAATCTCGGTTCGAGTTCCGAGCCCGTCGCTCGAAAACAACGAGCCGCATCAAACCGTATCCGGAACGAACAGCCCGCGAATGTCCAGTCTCGTTTTCATCAACCCCTGCTCGATCTGGTAGCGGTTCAGCGCCTCGAGGCTTTCAAGCTCCATGGGGCCGAGCACGTAGG
Proteins encoded in this region:
- a CDS encoding TRAP transporter fused permease subunit, translating into MSDDFQPDTKLRSLAGWPRTAERALLVTLTLTGAAWAAQLHVFFEIAFFKEQFLGLFFGLGIAGVFLRVRAGRRDGGEQVPWYDWLCAVGALVAGTYVTVMYPSIAYRLGILSPERWLLGALAVVLVLEAARRVAGWALVWVAVVCILYAKFAYLFPGQFYAHGSSWQRIASYLYLDSSGILGVPLTVAASVVVAFIFFGQALYSVGGDRFITDAALVFMGRYRGGSAKVSVVSSALFGTVSGSAVANVAVDGAITIPLMKRSGYPAHLAAAIEAVASNGGQITPPVMGAAAFLIAEFLSLPYGQVALAAAIPAALYYLALFTQVDLEAAKHGLGGLPADRIPRFRGVVRFGWVFLLPLGFLVYALMFRNWEAGQAGMAAVVLTFVVGAVQRETRPSIQGILSSIEGTGRTLLDIVTITALAGLVIGALQLSGLTFKLSLILVSFSGGNAFLLLVLTALICILLGMSLPTAVVYITLAVLVGPALAQLGIDPLAAHLFLFYFGMLSLITPPDCLATYTAAAIAGSDFWKTGWTGMRLGIAAYIVPFVFALHPALILKGAPGEILLAVSAASAGTFLLAVACAGYLFGPMAWGKRGLFALAGLLLVLPSWQGAWLLADAAGLLLGAGLIAWERSNAAGRTPVPGPSGIPR
- a CDS encoding TAXI family TRAP transporter solute-binding subunit, translated to MRNRSVPLWIVSGGFLAFHLWTFPAQAQLPKAVTVGSNPPGSLFYALASGLSKVVTEGSPIQAQVQPHAGTSTFLPLINSGEMDFGVVNAVDMGLAYQGPNRLKIGGRNPFPHVPNTRLIMRGSPLRSSLIVRKDSPIKTIQDVKGKRVTGEYPAQLAVWYNVFGSLSNGGLTWNDVKVVPVPAVNEGVDALVQGRADVTTHAIGSAKVKEADAAVGIRYISLDCSPEGEARIKKAVPGYYLTVVKAGSSTGIVEDTCTYTYDIYLVGHKGLSDAAVQAVLGAIWDNIAKLPPLHPGFREWTRERAVSPEATMPYHPAAVQFFKGKKAWSVKAEENQQRLLALNP